In Dryobates pubescens isolate bDryPub1 chromosome 8, bDryPub1.pri, whole genome shotgun sequence, a genomic segment contains:
- the NOLC1 gene encoding nucleolar and coiled-body phosphoprotein 1 encodes MAECRAVPSDLFPFVLAFLHENQFEGSARAFAKEAATKEQDPNAASLLDIFSYWLKSPAAKKRKLVPNGSQVKRKPSSSSDDSSSEEETPPAKKPAKAAAVPKAKAVLPAKKAESSSEDSSDDSDSEEEKQQPAKKGTKPVVKPAGTKIQPPKKAESSSSDSSSSDEEPPKKQPPKTVTPKSGSKGAQAATKVINGKAESSSSSSEDSDDKKAAPKKAVPKKPAATQPQPGKHKPAKESSSSDDSSDSSDDEKPPAKQKSKSGQYSAVPPPQATQKKKSLAKTPAKKAESSDSSDSSDEAEQVPKKGGAGKAVVAKPITGPQNKAVTTKKAESSSDSDSDSSSEDDKKVGNKLPAKQPVVKSTTKQAKVVVKPGQAKKDSSSSSDSSDSDSSDKKAPMKATTRTATPATKKSQAAPKKAQSSSDSDSSSSSSEDEKKKGTPAKLPGKAAKPVSKPSALVPKAGTSDSDSSSSEEEKKPAVKPATKSIGAAKATVGKKGAASSSSSSSDSSSEEEEKPKKAGKGAQNNSKPTASTEKAKGSTAAANNLKSKPAGGSSSSSEDSSEEETGKVNGGTVGMKQKRKDVQESETPHSKKAKIKVKTPHTVPKVKRPASPFRRVREEEIELDARVADNSFEAKKGAAGDWGEKANNILKFTKGKSFRHEKTKKKRGSYRGGTISTQVNSVKFDSE; translated from the exons ATGGCGGAGTGCCGCGCGGTGCCCAGCGACCTCTTCCCCTTCGTGCTCGCATTCCTGCACGAGAACCAATTCGAGGGCTCCGCGCGCGCCTTCGCTAAGGAGGCGGCGACG AAGGAGCAGGACCCTAATGCAGCCTCCCTTCTGGACATCTTCAGTTACTGGCTGAA GTCTCCAGCGGCCAAGAAAAGAAAGCTTGTTCCCAATGGCTCCCAGGTGAAGAGGAAGCCCTCCTCCAGTAGCGACGACAGCTCTAGCGAGGAGGAGACACCCCCAGCCAAGAAACCAG ctaaagcagcagctgtaCCTAAGGCAAAAGCAGTCCTTCCAGccaagaaagcagagagcagcagcgaGGACTCCAGTGATGATTCAgattcagaggaagaaaagcagcagccagcaaag AAAGGCACAAAACCTGTGGTGAAGCCAGCTGGAACCAAAATCCAGCCTCCGAAGAAAGCAGAGAGTTCCAGCTCGGACTCAAGCAGTTCAGATGAAGAACCACCAAAGAAACAGCCACCAAAAACAGTGACACCTAAATCAG GAAGTAAAGGTGCCCAAGCAGCCACCAAGGTGATCaatggaaaagcagagagcagtaGCAGCAGTAGTGAAGATTCTGATGACAAAAAGGCTGCACCAAAGAAG GCTGTTCCCAAGAAACCGGCAGCCACTCAGCCACAGCCAGGAAAACACAAACCTGCCAAGGAAAGCTCCAGTAGTGATGACTCATCTGACAgttcagatgatgaaaagcCACCTGCAAAACAAAAGTCAAAATCAG GTCAGTACAGTGCTGTACCACCACCTCAAGCTacgcagaaaaagaaaagccttgCCAAGACTCCTGCAAAAAAGGCTGAAAGCAGCGACTCTTCAGACAGCAGTGATGAAGCAGAGCAGGTGCCCAAAAAAGGAGGAGCAG GCAAAGCAGTAGTGGCTAAACCAATCACTGGTCCCCAAAACAAAGCTGTGACTACCAAGAAGGCTGAATCCAGTTCTGACAGTGACTCAG ATTCCAGTTCTGAAGATGACAAGAAGGTAGGGAATAAACTCCCAGCTAAACAGCCTGTGGTAAAGAGTACCACCAAACAAGCGAAAGTAGTTGTCAAGCCTGGACAAGCAAAGAAAGACTCCAGTTCCTCCTCTGACAGCTCAG ATTCTGATAGTTCTGACAAGAAAGCCCCTATGAAGGCCACGACTAGAACAGCAACCCCTGCAACAAAGAAGTCACAAGCTGCCCCAAAGAAAGCTCAGAGTAGCTCTGATTCAGATAGCAGCTCTAGCAGCTctgaagatgagaagaaaaaaggcacTCCAGCTAAACTACCTGGCAAAGCAGCTAAGCCAGTGTCCAAACCTTCTGCCCTAGTTCCCAAAGCAGGCACTTCTGACTCTGATAGCTCAAGcagtgaagaagaaaagaagccaGCAGTGAAGCCAGCCACTAAATCTATAGGGGCAGCAAAAGCAACTGTGGGGAAGAAGGGTGCAGCTTCCAGCAGTAGCAGCTCATCTGATAGTTCcagtgaagaggaagagaaacccAAAAAGGCAGGGAAGGGGGCACAGAACAATTCTAAGCCCACTGCctccacagagaaagcaaaaggatccacagcagctgcaaacAACTTAAAATCTAAgccagctggtggcagcagtagcagcagtgaggacagctctgaggaagagactggaaaaGTCAATGGAG GCACAGTTGGGAtgaaacagaagaggaaagatgTTCAGGAGTCGGAGACACCGCATAGTAAAAAGGCAAAGATCAAAGTCAAAACACCACACACAGTTCCCAAGGTGAAACGG CCAGCCTCTCCATTCCGGCGTGTAAGGGAAGAAGAGATTGAGCTGGATGCTCGCGTTGCTGATAACTCATTTGAAGCAAAG AAAGGAGCAGCTGGTGACTGGGGTGAGAAGGCTAACAATATCCTGAAATTCACTAAAGGCAAATCTTTCCGCCATGAGAAGACGAAGAAAAAACGAGGCAGCTACCGTGGGGGCACTATATCAACTCAAGTCAATTCAGTCAAGTTTGACAGTGAATGA
- the LOC104297688 gene encoding 2-hydroxyacylsphingosine 1-beta-galactosyltransferase: MKMMKVLPCPAAFLFLVAAFSVKTSHCAKLLIMPTIVFDSHLRVFMRVAEALTDRGHDPVLLLHEGRDIETHLPGFRLQRYWGIFSTESADAWVQEKIKRVFQGKMTSLEMFSFLEKYLENCDLVLGNSTLLQKLQHEHFDLLLVDPNEMCGFILAHILHVKYAVISTGFWFPAEIGATSPVAYVPEFNSLMTDRMGFFGRTWNLLVYMITRIATKLVILPKFERLMEKHRVEPKTSMLDLVHGTSLFFLCNDVVLDFPRPTLPHVIFTGGILAEPAKPLPVGLRLWVEAADAGVVVVSFGIGIRALPSDLVEKMAGAFARLPQRVVWRYFGQKPRNLGENTLMMGWLPQNDLLGHPNVKAFVSHCGMNGIFEAIYHGVPVVGFPFYGDQFDIMTRVQAKGMGILMDWSRVKEEDLYQAVVTVISDPSYRKAAKLISALHLDRPMHALNRTVYWLEYILRHDGAPYLRPAVYDLSLYEYFCLDILALLLFCLAGIGFVLYKSVVWCRRKGASPVYQNGSCVKGHFTEEKKLQ, from the exons atgaagatgatgaaggtGCTACCAtgccctgctgcttttctcttcctaGTGGCTGCATTCAGTGTGAAGACCTCTCACTGTGCCAAGCTGCTGATCATGCCCACCATAGTCTTTGACAGCCACTTGCGAGTCTTCATGCGAGTAGCAGAGGCACTGACTGACCGGGGCCACGATCCTGTGCTGCTTCTTCATGAGGGTCGGGATATAGAAACGCACCTGCCTGGCTTCCGCCTGCAGAGGTACTGGGGTATCTTCAGCACAGAAAGCGCAGATGCCTGGGTGCAGGAGAAGATAAAACGTGTCTTCCAAGGGAAGATGACCTCTTTGGAGATGTTCTCCTTTTTGGAGAAGTACCTGGAAAACTGTGACCTAGTGCTGGGAAACTCTACCCTTCTGCAGAAACTTCAGCATGAGCACTTTGATCTGCTGTTGGTGGACCCCAATGAGATGTGTGGCTTTATCCTGGCCCATATTCTTCATGTCAAATATGCTGTGATCTCCACTGGTTTCTGGTTCCCAGCAGAAATTGGTGCCACTTCCCCTGTTGCCTACGTCCCTGAGTTCAACTCTTTGATGACAGACAGGATGGGCTTCTTTGGTAGGACTTGGAATCTCCTAGTCTACATGATCACTCGCATTGCTACAAAGCTGGTCATCCTGCCCAAGTTTGAACGCCTCATGGAGAAACACAGGGTGGAGCCCAAGACGTCCATGTTAGATCTTGTCCATGGAACtagtctcttcttcctctgtaaTGATGTGGTGTTGGACTTCCCCCGTCCAACACTCCCCCATGTAATTTTCACAGGGGGGATCCTTGCTGAGCCTGCAAAGCCCCTTCCAGTG GGTCTGCGTCTTTGGGTGGAGGCAGCAGATGCAGGTGTTGTTGTTGTCTCCTTTGGCATTGGAATCCGAGCTCTTCCAAGTGATTTGGTGGAGAAGATGGCTGGGGCTTTTGCTCGTCTCCCACAGAGGGTGGTGTGGAG ATACTTTGGGCAGAAGCCAAGAAACCTGGGTGAGAATACACTGATGATGGGGTGGCTGCCCCAGAATGACCTGCTAG GCCATCCCAACGTGAAAGCCTTTGTCAGCCACTGCGGGATGAACGGGATATTTGAGGCAATTTATCATGGTGTGCCAGTGGTGGGATTCCCTTTCTATGGGGACCAGTTTGACATCATGACCAGAGTGCAGGCAAAGGGCATGGGTATCCTCATGGACTGGAGCAGAGTAAAAGAAGAGGATCTTTACCAGGCTGTTGTCACAGTTATCTCTGATCCCAG CTACAGAAAAGCAGCCAAGCTCATCTCAGCTTTGCACCTGGACAGACCGATGCACGCTCTCAACAGGACAGTGTATTGGCTGGAGTACATCCTTCGTCACGATGGGGCACCCTATCTTCGCCCTGCTGTCTACGATCTCTCCTTGTATGAGTACTTCTGCCTGGACATCTTGGCTCTTCTCTTGTTTTGTCTGGCCGGTATTGGATTTGTCCTCTACAAATCTGTGGTGTGGTGCAGAAGGAAGGGGGCCAGCCCTGTGTATCAGAACGGCAGTTGCGTGAAAGGCCACTTcacagaagagaagaaattgCAGTAG